In Longimicrobium sp., a single window of DNA contains:
- a CDS encoding metallophosphoesterase family protein codes for MITLLHISDLHFGPPFQERVGESLQRFAHQLEPDAIVASGDFTQRALPEQFAAARAYLDRLPSVPTVVTPGNHDIALYRFAERVFHPYDLYKAHILPELDTVTKLPGATIVALNSTAPLRATVNGRIHRWQIDFAREAFEGVPEEDARILVSHHHFAPPPDWDRVAVMPQAKRALDAFTHFKVDMIMGGHLHRAYIGNSLDVYSGADREHGIIIVQSGTSTSRRGRAREREKNSLNVVRVDARHIRVTHYMYFDDVQDFVPTSRHQFFRRGRPALDREGQAEAEAIFREDHR; via the coding sequence TTGATAACGCTCCTCCACATCTCCGACCTGCACTTCGGCCCGCCGTTCCAGGAGCGCGTGGGCGAGTCGCTGCAGCGCTTCGCGCACCAGCTGGAGCCCGACGCCATCGTGGCCTCCGGCGACTTCACGCAGCGCGCCCTACCGGAGCAGTTCGCGGCGGCGCGCGCGTACCTGGACCGGCTCCCGTCCGTGCCGACCGTGGTGACGCCGGGGAACCACGACATCGCGCTCTACCGCTTCGCCGAGCGCGTCTTCCACCCGTACGACCTGTACAAGGCGCACATCCTGCCCGAGCTGGACACGGTCACGAAGCTCCCCGGCGCCACCATCGTCGCGCTCAACTCGACGGCGCCGCTGCGGGCCACGGTCAACGGCCGCATCCACCGCTGGCAGATCGACTTCGCGCGCGAGGCGTTCGAGGGCGTGCCCGAGGAGGACGCGCGCATCCTGGTGTCGCATCACCACTTCGCGCCCCCGCCGGACTGGGACCGCGTGGCCGTGATGCCGCAGGCCAAGCGCGCGCTGGACGCCTTTACGCACTTCAAGGTGGACATGATCATGGGCGGCCACCTGCACCGCGCGTACATAGGCAACTCGCTGGACGTGTACTCCGGGGCGGACCGCGAGCACGGCATCATCATCGTGCAGAGCGGCACCTCCACGTCGCGCAGGGGTAGGGCGAGGGAGCGCGAAAAGAACTCGCTCAACGTGGTGCGGGTGGACGCGCGGCACATCCGGGTGACGCACTACATGTACTTCGACGACGTGCAGGACTTCGTGCCCACCAGCCGGCACCAGTTCTTCCGCCGCGGCCGCCCCGCCCTGGACCGCGAGGGGCAGGCCGAGGCCGAGGCCATCTTCCGCGAGGACCACCGCTGA